One window of Gilliamella sp. B3022 genomic DNA carries:
- the hisF gene encoding imidazole glycerol phosphate synthase subunit HisF has protein sequence MLAKRIIPCLDVRDGQVVKGVQFRNHEIMGDIVPLAKRYAQEGADELVFYDITASSDGRVVDKSWVAKVAEVIDIPFCVAGGIKTVKDAGQILTFGADKISINSPALANPNLITELADRYGVQCVVVGIDTWYDHQSNDYHVYQFTGDEKRTVATKWNTLDWVREVQKRGAGEIVLNMMNQDGVRNGYDLAQLKAVREVCHVPLIASGGAGTKEHFLQAFNEPDVDGALAASVFHKQIINIGELKQYLVQHGVNIRLC, from the coding sequence GTTGGCAAAAAGAATAATTCCTTGTTTGGATGTACGCGATGGACAAGTAGTGAAAGGTGTGCAGTTTCGTAATCACGAAATTATGGGCGATATCGTACCATTAGCTAAGCGTTATGCTCAGGAAGGGGCTGATGAACTCGTTTTTTATGATATTACTGCATCTTCCGATGGTCGTGTTGTTGATAAAAGTTGGGTTGCAAAAGTTGCCGAAGTGATTGATATCCCCTTTTGTGTGGCTGGCGGTATTAAAACAGTAAAAGATGCAGGACAGATTTTAACTTTTGGTGCTGATAAAATCTCAATTAACTCCCCAGCGTTGGCTAATCCTAATTTGATTACTGAGTTGGCAGATCGTTATGGTGTCCAGTGTGTTGTTGTAGGGATTGATACTTGGTATGACCATCAATCCAATGACTATCATGTTTATCAGTTTACAGGAGATGAAAAACGTACAGTGGCAACTAAATGGAATACACTTGATTGGGTGAGAGAAGTACAAAAACGTGGTGCTGGTGAAATTGTTTTGAATATGATGAATCAAGACGGGGTACGTAATGGTTACGATTTAGCTCAATTAAAAGCCGTGCGTGAAGTTTGCCATGTACCATTGATTGCTTCTGGTGGTGCTGGTACGAAAGAGCATTTTTTACAAGCCTTTAATGAACCGGATGTCGACGGAGCCTTGGCCGCATCAGTATTTCATAAACAAATAATTAACATTGGTGAACTTAAACAATACTTAGTGCAACATGGAGTAAATATTCGATTATGCTAA
- a CDS encoding PTS sugar transporter subunit IIA, translated as MTLIPVIPVEFTNDVVKQKSSIIQFMAQISQDHLSDVGKFVNDVMAHEQEMETDVLPDIALPHAKSDGVRTSFIAVGKYREGLIWNNDNNVKVIILIGAQEQAIKEHLTIIAKLVTNLAEDDFLAELLNSDIQTIAQ; from the coding sequence ATGACCTTAATTCCTGTTATACCTGTTGAATTCACAAATGATGTAGTAAAACAAAAATCATCAATTATTCAATTCATGGCTCAAATCAGTCAAGATCATTTATCAGATGTTGGAAAATTTGTTAATGATGTTATGGCACATGAACAAGAAATGGAAACCGATGTTTTACCCGATATTGCATTACCCCACGCTAAAAGTGATGGCGTCCGTACCTCATTTATTGCAGTGGGTAAATATCGTGAAGGTCTTATTTGGAATAATGATAATAATGTGAAAGTAATTATATTGATTGGTGCTCAAGAACAAGCTATCAAAGAACATTTAACCATTATTGCTAAATTAGTCACTAATCTTGCAGAAGATGATTTTCTTGCTGAATTGTTAAATAGTGACATTCAAACCATTGCTCAATAG
- the hisIE gene encoding bifunctional phosphoribosyl-AMP cyclohydrolase/phosphoribosyl-ATP diphosphatase HisIE — protein sequence MLTENSNTTFNPQFDPTQLDWQKVDNLMPVIIQHYVSGDVLMLGYMNQEALARTLSSGKVTFYSRTKQRLWTKGESSGNFLNAVSITPDCDNDTLLILVDPIGPTCHTGHNSCFASAKTQWGFLFELEQLIAGRKNADPQSSYTAKLYHDGTKRIAQKVGEEGVETALAATVRDIEELKNESADLVYHLIVLLHDQNLSLQDVIGTLKARHK from the coding sequence ATGCTAACAGAAAATTCCAATACAACATTTAATCCGCAATTTGATCCAACACAACTTGATTGGCAAAAAGTCGATAATTTGATGCCAGTCATTATACAACATTACGTTTCAGGTGATGTACTCATGCTTGGTTATATGAATCAAGAAGCGCTAGCCCGAACTTTAAGCAGTGGCAAAGTTACTTTTTATTCACGCACTAAACAGCGTCTTTGGACTAAAGGCGAAAGTTCTGGCAATTTTTTAAATGCCGTAAGTATCACTCCTGATTGTGATAATGATACCTTATTGATTTTAGTTGACCCCATTGGACCAACGTGTCACACAGGCCATAACAGCTGTTTTGCTTCGGCGAAAACTCAGTGGGGGTTTTTATTTGAGTTAGAGCAATTAATTGCTGGTCGTAAAAATGCCGATCCACAATCGTCTTATACCGCTAAACTTTATCATGATGGCACTAAACGTATTGCTCAAAAAGTTGGAGAAGAAGGTGTTGAAACAGCCTTAGCAGCGACGGTTCGTGATATTGAAGAGCTGAAAAATGAATCGGCTGATTTGGTCTATCATCTTATCGTTTTACTGCATGATCAAAATCTATCACTGCAAGATGTAATTGGTACTTTGAAAGCAAGACACAAATAA
- a CDS encoding PTS fructose transporter subunit IIC, with protein sequence MNNKKIVAICACTAGMAHTYIAKQKIENEAKKRGWECKVETQGAAGIENALTQSDLISADVIILATDISIENAERIESYKNVIEVSTGEAVKNTANIFNHAKQMSTKVIKDNVGTEIFKALNTGISKFLPVIIASGILFSIVLITGDVTQNTISPSNQFFADLQQVAFYGFAMMVPVLAAYMAYSIGGNAALAPAFIMGYVVNNPIGVNHVSTGFIGAMIFGILIGYFVRWFKTIKVHPVIASVMPVMIIPTVTLLVMAPIYIYGLSYPLDWFVKAMVATLKGMSQVNAAFLGIGIGILAALDMGGPCSKAATAFTLAAMAEGIYGPNGVFRMCCAIPPLGLALSSLIVSRSIYSKEEKEFGITAFFLSLAGITEGAIPFAAKDPKRIIIAIIVGTAVAGMLGMICGIDSLVAFGGLVALGGVTKGAMWYVIDMFIGAFIIAAILHFTKKVSVETEQVIEKQ encoded by the coding sequence ATGAATAATAAGAAAATTGTGGCAATTTGTGCCTGTACAGCAGGGATGGCGCATACCTATATAGCAAAACAAAAAATTGAAAATGAGGCTAAAAAACGCGGTTGGGAATGCAAAGTCGAAACACAAGGTGCTGCTGGTATCGAAAATGCATTAACACAAAGCGATCTTATCAGTGCCGATGTCATTATATTGGCAACGGATATATCGATTGAAAATGCAGAGCGAATTGAATCTTATAAAAATGTTATCGAAGTCAGTACGGGTGAAGCCGTTAAAAATACGGCTAATATTTTCAATCATGCTAAGCAAATGTCGACAAAAGTAATAAAAGATAATGTTGGTACAGAAATCTTTAAAGCTTTAAATACGGGTATTAGCAAATTTTTACCTGTTATAATTGCATCAGGGATACTCTTTTCAATTGTGTTAATCACTGGTGATGTTACTCAAAATACCATTTCACCCAGTAATCAATTTTTTGCGGACCTTCAACAAGTCGCTTTCTACGGATTTGCAATGATGGTACCGGTTTTAGCAGCTTATATGGCTTATTCAATCGGTGGCAATGCTGCTCTTGCTCCTGCATTCATTATGGGGTATGTCGTTAATAATCCAATTGGGGTCAATCACGTTAGTACTGGATTTATTGGCGCAATGATTTTCGGGATTTTAATAGGTTACTTTGTTAGGTGGTTTAAAACCATTAAAGTACATCCTGTTATCGCTTCGGTTATGCCCGTAATGATCATTCCAACAGTAACATTATTAGTGATGGCACCAATCTATATTTATGGTTTATCTTATCCATTGGATTGGTTTGTAAAAGCTATGGTGGCAACTTTAAAAGGTATGTCTCAAGTCAATGCAGCATTTTTAGGTATCGGTATTGGGATATTGGCAGCTTTAGATATGGGTGGACCATGTAGTAAAGCTGCAACAGCGTTTACTTTAGCTGCAATGGCTGAAGGCATTTATGGTCCTAATGGTGTTTTCCGTATGTGTTGTGCGATCCCGCCATTAGGATTAGCTCTTTCTTCCTTGATTGTTTCCCGATCAATATACAGTAAAGAAGAAAAAGAGTTTGGTATTACAGCATTTTTTCTATCATTAGCCGGTATTACTGAAGGAGCCATTCCATTTGCGGCTAAAGATCCGAAACGCATAATTATTGCCATTATTGTTGGTACCGCTGTTGCAGGTATGCTAGGTATGATATGTGGAATAGACTCATTGGTTGCTTTTGGAGGACTTGTTGCTTTAGGTGGAGTAACTAAAGGCGCAATGTGGTATGTTATCGATATGTTTATTGGCGCATTTATTATAGCTGCAATTTTACACTTCACTAAAAAAGTTTCCGTTGAAACGGAGCAGGTAATTGAAAAACAATGA
- the cysB gene encoding HTH-type transcriptional regulator CysB: MKLQQLRYIVEVVNNDLNVSLTSEKLYTSQPGISKQIKLLEDELGIQIFTRVGKHLSEVTPVGEKVISLARDILNKSKDIKIIAKEFSQPNQGSLTITTTYTQAHYSLPIVIQQFMKQYPNIILHMEQGSSPQCILQAQTGQADFAIVTDLSQLNDEMIALPCYHWNQAVIVKKDHPLAKSSLISIVELSQYPLVSYDFTNDGSDLNQAFIRAGQLPNIVFSTTDAELIKTYVKLGVGVGIVAKMAVSDAIADEDFVVLNAGHLFPYSTTYITFARSLFLRSYMYDFISQFSPHLNRQIIDKLMLCENNSEVLAMFNGVKLPVR, encoded by the coding sequence ATGAAATTGCAACAATTACGCTACATTGTTGAAGTAGTCAATAACGACCTCAATGTTTCGCTAACCTCCGAAAAACTTTATACTTCGCAACCTGGTATCAGTAAACAAATAAAATTGTTAGAAGATGAACTTGGCATTCAAATATTTACAAGAGTGGGGAAACATCTTTCCGAAGTCACTCCTGTTGGCGAAAAAGTGATTTCTCTGGCGCGTGACATCCTCAACAAATCAAAAGATATAAAAATTATAGCTAAAGAGTTTAGTCAGCCTAATCAGGGTTCATTAACGATTACGACAACTTATACTCAAGCACACTATAGTTTGCCAATAGTCATCCAGCAATTTATGAAGCAATACCCGAATATTATTTTACATATGGAGCAGGGCTCATCTCCCCAATGTATTTTACAGGCACAAACAGGGCAAGCTGATTTTGCCATTGTCACTGACCTTTCTCAACTTAATGATGAAATGATTGCATTGCCATGTTATCACTGGAACCAAGCAGTAATCGTTAAAAAAGATCATCCATTGGCTAAAAGTAGCTTAATTTCTATTGTAGAATTATCTCAATATCCGCTGGTTAGTTATGATTTTACTAATGATGGTTCTGACCTCAATCAAGCTTTTATTCGCGCAGGACAATTGCCAAATATTGTGTTTAGCACGACCGATGCTGAGTTAATTAAAACTTATGTGAAATTAGGCGTTGGCGTTGGAATTGTTGCTAAAATGGCAGTGAGTGATGCTATCGCTGATGAAGATTTTGTCGTGCTTAATGCTGGACATCTTTTCCCTTATAGTACCACTTATATCACTTTTGCACGCTCTTTATTTTTACGCAGTTATATGTATGATTTTATCAGTCAATTTTCACCACACTTAAATCGTCAAATAATCGATAAACTGATGTTATGTGAAAATAATAGCGAGGTATTAGCCATGTTCAATGGAGTAAAATTACCAGTTCGCTAA
- the matP gene encoding macrodomain Ter protein MatP yields the protein MKYQQLENLECGWKWHYLVKRHLEGELITRHIEKSAAQHAVNELLLLEHNPKEVINWINEHLNPDLDNRMKQTIRARRKRHFNAEQQNTRKKSIDLEFLVWQRLANLAKRRGCTLSQTITQLIEDAEQKEQYATKVSTIKDDLQSLLDAKLDDN from the coding sequence ATGAAATATCAACAATTAGAAAACCTTGAATGCGGTTGGAAATGGCACTATCTTGTAAAAAGGCATTTAGAGGGTGAGTTAATTACTCGTCATATCGAAAAAAGTGCTGCACAACATGCCGTAAATGAATTATTACTATTAGAACATAATCCAAAAGAAGTAATTAATTGGATTAATGAGCATTTAAATCCCGATTTAGATAATCGCATGAAGCAAACTATTCGGGCTAGACGAAAACGTCATTTTAATGCTGAACAACAAAATACACGAAAGAAATCCATTGATTTGGAATTTTTAGTGTGGCAACGGCTCGCTAATTTAGCAAAACGCCGAGGTTGTACTTTGTCGCAAACCATTACGCAACTTATTGAAGACGCCGAGCAGAAAGAGCAATATGCAACAAAAGTATCGACAATTAAGGATGATTTACAGTCGCTTCTTGATGCGAAGCTTGACGATAATTAA
- the topA gene encoding type I DNA topoisomerase, with amino-acid sequence MGKSLVIVESPAKAKTINKYLGKDFVVKSSVGHIRDLPVSGSSQRAEKTTKDKAEKKVKRSEKQVLVDRMSVDPYNGWKAHYEILPGKERVVAELKKLAKDADMIYLATDLDREGEAIAWHLKEVIGGEHSKYRRVVFNEITKTAIKNAFNEPSMLDMDRVNAQQARRFMDRVVGFMLSPLLWKKVARGLSAGRVQSVAVRLVVEREREIHAFIPEEYWDLFADLNTANNELLTMQVVHYKNEAFEPKDKVAIDIALSELNKNQYQVTNIEEKPTKSNPTAPFITSTLQQAASTRLGFGVKKTMMLAQRLYEAGYITYMRTDSTNLSQDALTMVRDYIGQNFGEKYLPKSANVYSSKKNSQEAHEAIRPSDVNVVADDISDVEADACKLYQLIWRQFVACQMTSAEYNSTTLTVKSGDFTLKAKGRTLRFDGWTKVQPQLSKNSEDKILPKVAVNDELSLISLNPNQHFTKPPARYNEASLVKELEKREIGRPSTYATIISTIQDRGYVRLDNRRFYAEKIGEIVTDRLNENFNDLMSYDFTARMEHALDEIAHKKQEWREVLDQFFSDFSAHLEVAEQAPDKGGMQLNPLVLTPEIKCPNCGREMGIKTAGTGVFLACSGYALPPKERCKQTINLIPEHETLNILEEAETAETDALRARKRCPKCHTAMDSYLLDNERKLHICGNNPICDGSIVEKGNFKVKSYEGPIIECEKCGSEMHLKSGRFGLYMGCTNQDCKNTRKILKNGDVAPPKEDPVDLPELPCSKSDAHFVLRDGAAGIFLAAHNFPKSRETRAPLIEELQRFKDRLPEKFIYLTQAPNKDPDGNPSIVRFSRKSKQQYVTSEVNGKSTGWVMQYLDGKWVNSKK; translated from the coding sequence ATGGGAAAATCCCTTGTTATTGTGGAATCACCAGCCAAAGCAAAAACAATTAATAAATATCTTGGCAAAGATTTCGTGGTTAAATCAAGTGTAGGACATATTCGTGACCTTCCAGTAAGTGGTAGTAGTCAACGTGCTGAAAAAACCACAAAAGATAAAGCTGAGAAAAAAGTTAAACGTTCAGAAAAACAGGTTTTGGTCGACCGAATGAGTGTCGATCCTTATAATGGCTGGAAAGCACATTACGAAATTTTACCCGGTAAAGAACGGGTGGTTGCTGAACTAAAAAAACTCGCTAAAGATGCTGATATGATCTATCTCGCAACCGACTTGGATAGAGAAGGAGAAGCGATTGCATGGCATCTAAAAGAGGTTATAGGTGGTGAACACAGTAAATATCGTCGTGTGGTATTCAACGAAATTACTAAGACTGCAATAAAAAATGCTTTCAACGAACCCTCTATGTTAGATATGGATCGCGTCAATGCTCAGCAAGCTCGTCGCTTTATGGATCGAGTTGTAGGCTTTATGCTATCACCATTACTTTGGAAAAAAGTGGCAAGAGGGCTATCCGCGGGGCGTGTACAGTCTGTTGCTGTTCGATTAGTAGTTGAACGTGAACGTGAAATTCATGCTTTTATTCCAGAAGAATACTGGGATCTGTTTGCTGATCTTAATACAGCCAATAATGAGCTGTTAACTATGCAAGTTGTGCATTATAAAAATGAAGCATTTGAACCCAAAGATAAAGTTGCTATTGATATTGCTTTAAGTGAATTAAATAAAAATCAATATCAAGTTACCAATATTGAAGAAAAGCCAACTAAAAGTAATCCAACTGCTCCATTTATTACTTCAACCTTGCAACAAGCTGCAAGCACACGTTTGGGCTTTGGAGTTAAAAAAACCATGATGTTAGCTCAGCGTTTGTATGAAGCGGGTTACATTACCTATATGCGTACGGACTCAACTAATTTAAGTCAAGATGCGTTAACTATGGTACGAGATTATATTGGTCAAAATTTTGGTGAAAAATATCTACCTAAATCAGCGAATGTTTACAGCAGTAAAAAGAATTCACAAGAGGCACATGAGGCCATACGCCCCTCTGATGTGAACGTTGTTGCCGATGATATTAGTGATGTTGAAGCCGATGCTTGCAAATTGTATCAATTAATTTGGCGACAATTTGTTGCCTGCCAAATGACATCGGCAGAATACAACTCAACGACGCTTACCGTAAAATCAGGTGATTTTACATTAAAGGCTAAAGGACGCACGTTACGTTTTGATGGTTGGACTAAAGTGCAACCTCAACTGTCTAAAAACAGTGAAGACAAAATATTACCTAAAGTTGCCGTTAACGACGAATTATCATTAATCAGCTTAAATCCGAATCAACACTTTACCAAACCACCTGCGCGCTATAATGAGGCATCATTGGTTAAAGAACTTGAGAAACGAGAAATTGGTCGTCCATCAACTTATGCAACTATCATTTCCACCATTCAAGATCGCGGCTATGTGCGTTTGGATAATCGCCGTTTTTATGCGGAAAAAATTGGTGAAATTGTAACGGATAGATTAAATGAAAATTTTAATGATTTAATGAGTTACGATTTTACGGCACGTATGGAGCATGCTTTAGATGAAATTGCCCACAAAAAACAAGAATGGCGAGAAGTTCTTGATCAATTCTTTAGCGATTTTAGTGCTCATCTTGAAGTGGCAGAACAAGCACCGGATAAGGGTGGAATGCAACTCAATCCACTTGTATTAACACCTGAAATTAAATGCCCTAATTGTGGTCGTGAAATGGGGATCAAAACAGCTGGTACAGGAGTGTTTTTAGCTTGTTCGGGTTACGCATTACCACCTAAAGAGCGTTGCAAACAAACCATTAATCTTATTCCAGAACATGAAACATTAAATATTTTGGAAGAGGCCGAAACAGCCGAAACTGATGCTTTAAGGGCGCGTAAACGTTGTCCAAAATGTCATACAGCAATGGACAGTTATTTACTCGATAATGAACGAAAATTACATATTTGCGGTAACAACCCAATTTGTGATGGTTCTATTGTTGAAAAAGGAAACTTTAAAGTGAAAAGTTACGAGGGTCCAATCATTGAATGCGAAAAATGTGGATCAGAAATGCACTTAAAATCAGGGCGTTTTGGTTTATATATGGGATGTACCAATCAAGACTGTAAAAATACACGTAAAATTTTAAAAAATGGTGATGTTGCACCACCAAAAGAAGATCCAGTTGATTTACCAGAACTACCGTGCAGCAAATCTGATGCTCATTTTGTTTTACGTGATGGTGCAGCAGGTATCTTCTTGGCAGCACATAATTTTCCAAAATCAAGAGAAACACGTGCACCATTGATTGAAGAGCTACAACGGTTTAAAGATCGTTTGCCAGAAAAATTTATTTATTTAACTCAAGCACCGAATAAAGATCCAGATGGAAATCCATCCATTGTACGTTTTAGTCGTAAAAGCAAACAACAGTATGTCACTTCCGAAGTGAATGGAAAATCGACAGGCTGGGTAATGCAATACCTAGACGGAAAATGGGTAAATAGTAAAAAGTAG
- a CDS encoding amidohydrolase codes for MAKADVIYVNGYIYTANQEDTVCEAIAIKNGYIIATGSTQEINNQNYVDNQTTIYDLKGKTMMPGIIDSHLHTFWGGMQLSSCNLHYQSLTIDDTLAIIQAYLDKDSTNHNNHWLQVRGWLRQEVLPVGTDITRFDLDRLNTLRPVILFSNDCHTLVANSIALDKFGLDRNTPEPTDGKIGRTADGELNGILEDAPAMRAFDSISKLTNEQALNVAKLSQTELNKQGVTSVMDARITEIQADAFLQLQKQDQLTIRLFGAHELPPDDVSSIEDIPNVINKVKQFAARYDDKNWQPKPGIKVSHVKLFVDGVMQQPLMTARLLKPYNLADEKDRYGDLYYSIEMLDALILESSKAGFHPHMHTVGEGAIEVVLNAIEKMRKALPDADIRPSTAHNELSASHQFARYKQLNAGVVFSFQWAGCSSSMVEQYQTLFGEERYHGLEAHGQYIDAGVHCAFGSDWPIDPLNEWYDFQIAMTRQIDADHPRLNSDRNLTAKEVLRCATIGAAYLLKQDEYIGSIEKGKFADLIILDRNPFTIAATDMQNVNVLTTIVGGKIVYQQDESL; via the coding sequence ATGGCTAAAGCTGATGTTATTTATGTTAATGGCTATATTTATACCGCAAACCAAGAAGATACTGTTTGTGAAGCTATCGCCATTAAAAATGGCTATATTATTGCAACTGGTAGTACACAAGAAATAAATAACCAGAATTATGTTGATAACCAAACAACCATTTATGATTTAAAAGGCAAAACCATGATGCCTGGAATCATCGATTCACATTTACATACTTTTTGGGGAGGAATGCAATTATCCTCATGCAATTTACATTATCAAAGTTTAACCATAGATGATACTTTAGCAATTATTCAAGCATATTTAGATAAAGATTCCACAAATCACAATAACCATTGGCTGCAAGTACGCGGTTGGCTAAGACAAGAGGTTTTACCAGTAGGTACGGATATTACTCGATTCGATCTTGATCGTCTTAACACTTTACGTCCAGTCATCCTTTTTTCAAATGACTGCCATACATTGGTTGCCAATAGCATTGCATTAGATAAATTTGGCTTAGATAGAAATACGCCAGAGCCTACGGATGGCAAAATTGGTCGTACCGCTGATGGTGAGTTAAATGGTATCTTAGAAGATGCCCCTGCCATGCGTGCTTTTGATAGTATCTCTAAATTAACAAATGAACAAGCACTCAATGTCGCTAAATTATCACAAACCGAACTCAACAAACAAGGCGTTACTTCGGTTATGGATGCCCGAATCACTGAAATACAAGCTGATGCATTTTTACAATTACAAAAACAAGACCAATTGACCATCCGCTTATTTGGCGCCCACGAACTTCCTCCTGATGATGTCTCGTCAATTGAAGATATTCCTAATGTTATCAATAAAGTGAAACAGTTTGCTGCGCGTTATGATGATAAAAATTGGCAACCCAAACCCGGTATTAAAGTGTCACATGTTAAGTTATTTGTTGATGGGGTGATGCAACAACCTTTAATGACGGCAAGGTTACTAAAACCTTATAACTTAGCCGATGAAAAAGATCGTTATGGTGATCTCTATTATTCCATTGAAATGTTAGACGCCTTAATTTTAGAATCATCAAAAGCTGGTTTTCATCCACATATGCATACCGTTGGTGAAGGTGCTATTGAAGTGGTTCTCAATGCAATTGAGAAAATGCGTAAAGCGTTACCAGATGCTGATATTCGTCCGAGCACGGCACACAATGAGCTAAGTGCTTCACATCAATTTGCTAGATACAAACAGTTAAATGCTGGTGTGGTATTTTCATTTCAATGGGCAGGATGCAGCTCGTCCATGGTTGAACAATATCAAACTCTTTTTGGTGAAGAGCGCTATCATGGTTTAGAAGCTCATGGACAGTATATTGATGCTGGTGTCCATTGCGCTTTTGGTAGTGATTGGCCGATTGATCCATTAAATGAATGGTATGATTTTCAAATTGCCATGACCAGACAAATCGACGCGGATCACCCACGGTTAAATAGCGACCGTAATTTAACCGCCAAAGAGGTATTACGTTGTGCTACTATTGGTGCGGCTTACCTATTAAAACAAGATGAATATATTGGTTCCATTGAAAAAGGTAAATTTGCTGATCTTATCATCTTAGATCGTAATCCGTTTACCATTGCAGCGACAGATATGCAAAATGTGAATGTTTTGACAACAATAGTCGGTGGTAAAATTGTCTATCAACAAGATGAATCTTTATAG